From Gavia stellata isolate bGavSte3 chromosome 27, bGavSte3.hap2, whole genome shotgun sequence, one genomic window encodes:
- the KLHDC7A gene encoding kelch domain-containing protein 7A, whose translation MPQRVTLPWQSDMQLAGKLVLSAAALLLLTLAYRFYKSRSLARGKIPPADAGGEQRENSARDADGDEDGAAGLRRRRVFGEEARRDGGDVQASGQASDPGTWRTPLRGDQSLPGGEEEEEEEGEEMVSELGLTCRRAGMGRRGSKPASEPASEPGREPGNQIGSELGSKLASKPGSEWGSEPGSKLGSKPGSKLGSEPGSEPGSEPGSKLGSEPGSEPGSEPGSKLSSYDPGDTAETLSSRGEEGTLAPSTGLSPGIANAQTAGDGHVQSTEQDLAGGGMSREVEARGGTIQTLSVTSDLGLTMTASNVGSDASYSFSSVTKIQVEENYIAERRAKNGARQLVPSLKGKVYDYYVQSISQSVSKKRSLPYIPLGTSRHCSSERVNEELQSFATQELDPVSATWDPTTSSIVPPPTGSLEISPEPPSPGRKDSILQIADSPHLQLPMEGFGATTLAGTPPASPRPGLVASADLFQMPPPTHLDLGNCYEVLCTAKAQKLSHLQEAAYKVMSDNYLQVLRTPSIYSRLNAGERELILRRRMKGKMYVAVADVNVQEPGLHTSRLCYYDDRGDCWHHLCHVPPEVVSRGCAMCSMFNYLFVVAGCEGTGRTQRPSNRVFCYDPLTNIWREICPLNQARPHCKLVALDGHLYAIGGECLCTVERYDPRQDRWTFTAPLPHDTFAVAHTATVCDGEIYVTGGTLRYVLLRYTARSDSWRVSPAGGGKDRTAEMVSANGFIYRFDLHRSTGISVYRCSAKAKLWYECAAYAVPDLSSFQCAVVGNLVHCVSRHFHIRFLADHISPRFGTKELQPFPSPRGSLLPAVLVLPEGGMAQTQV comes from the coding sequence ATGCCCCAGCGGGTAACCCTGCCCTGGCAGTCCGACATGCAGCTGGCCGGCAAGCTGGTCCTCTCCGCCGCCGCTCTGCTCCTCCTGACTTTGGCGTACAGGTTTTATAAGTCCCGCTCGCTTGCCAGGGGCAAAATCCCGCCGGCCGACGCgggaggagagcagagggaaaacTCTGCCCGGGATGcggatggggatgaggatggtgCGGCAGGTCTGCGACGGAGGAGGGTGTTTGGTGAGGAGGCGAGGAGGGATGGTGGGGATGTACAAGCGAGCGGTCAAGCGAGCGATCCTGGGACATGGCGCACACCTCTCCGGGGGGATCAAAGTCTGCCagggggtgaggaggaggaggaggaggaaggagaggagatggTTTCTGAACTGGGGCTGACTTGCAGGAGAGCGGGgatgggcaggaggggaagcaAGCCGGCAAGCGAGCCGGCAAGTGAGCCAGGAAGAGAACCGGGAAATCAGATAGGAAGTGAGCTGGGAAGTAAGCTGGCAAGCAAGCCAGGAAGCGAGTGGGGAAGCGAGCCAGGAAGCAAGCTGGGAAGCAAGCCAGGAAGCAAGTTGGGAAGTGAGCCGGGAAGTGAGCCAGGAAGCGAGCCAGGAAGCAAGTTGGGAAGTGAGCCGGGAAGTGAGCCAGGAAGCGAGCCAGGAAGCAAGCTGAGCTCTTATGACCCTGGGGACACGGCCGAAACACTGAGCAGCCGTGGGGAGGAAGGCACACTCGCCCCAAGCACCGGGCTTTCCCCTGGGATTGCTAATGCCCAGACGGCTGGTGACGGACATGTCCAAAGCACGGAGCAGGATTTGGCTGGCGGAGGCATGAGCCGGGAGGTTGAGGCGCGTGGGGGGACAATCCAGACCCTCAGCGTCACCTCGGACCTGGGGCTAACAATGACAGCAAGCAACGTGGGGTCGGATGCCTCCTACTCTTTCTCCTCAGTCACAAAGATCCAGGTGGAGGAGAACTACATCGCCGAGCGGCGGGCGAAGAACGGGGCCAGGCAGCTGGTCCCCAGCCTCAAAGGCAAAGTCTACGACTACTACGTCCAGTCCATCTCCCAGTCAGTGTCGAAGAAGAGGTCTCTCCCATACATCCCTCTGGGAACATCCCGGCACTGCAGCTCGGAGCGAGTCAATGAAGAGCTGCAGAGTTTTGCAACCCAGGAGCTGGACCCAGTGTCGGCAACGTGGGatcccaccacctcctccatAGTTCCACCACCTACAGGGAGCTTGGAGATCTCCCCTGAGCCACCATCTCCTGGCCGcaaggacagcatcctccaGATTGCTGACAGTCCCCACCTTCAGCTGCCCATGGAGGGTTTTGGGGCCACCACACTAGCTGGCACACCACCTGCAAGCCCCCGGCCAGGGCTGGTGGCCAGTGCTGACCTCTTCCAAATgccaccacccacccacctGGACCTGGGGAACTGCTATGAGGTCCTCTGCACAGCCAAGGCGCAGAAGCTCAGCCACCTCCAGGAGGCCGCCTACAAGGTGATGAGTGACAACTACCTGCAGGTGCTGAGGACACCCTCCATCTACAGCCGCCTCAACGCCGGCGAGCGGGAGCTCATCCTGCGGCGGAGGATGAAGGGGAAGATGTACGTGGCCGTGGCAGACGTCAACGTGCAGGAGCCCGGCCTCCACACCAGCCGCCTCTGCTACTACGATGACAGAGGGGACTGCTGGCATCACCTCTGCCACGTGCCACCGGAGGTGGTCTCCCGGGGGTGCGCCATGTGCAGCATGTTCAACTACCTCTTTGTGGTGGCTGGCTGCGAGGGCACGGGCCGGACGCAGAGACCCTCCAACCGTGTCTTTTGCTATGACCCCCTGACCAACATCTGGAGGGAGATCTGCCCCCTGAACCAAGCACGGCCGCACTGCAAGCTCGTGGCTTTGGATGGACACCTCTACGCCATCGGCGGTGAGTGCCTCTGCACGGTGGAGCGCTATGACCCCCGGCAGGACCGCTGGACCTTCACCGCACCCCTGCCCCATGACACCTTTGCCGTGGCCCACACGGCCACGGTGTGCGACGGGGAGATCTACGTGACGGGGGGCACCTTGCGCTACGTACTGCTGCGTTACACCGCCCGCTCGGACAGTTGGAGGGTCAGCCCAGCCGGCGGTGGCAAGGACAGGACAGCCGAGATGGTGAGTGCCAATGGCTTCATCTACCGCTTTGACCTCCACCGCAGCACAGGCATCAGCGTCTACCGCTGCAGCGCCAAGGCCAAGCTATGGTATGAGTGTGCTGCCTACGCTGTGCCCGACCTGTCCAGCTTCCAGTGTGCCGTGGTGGGCAACCTGGTCCACTGTGTCAGCCGGCACTTCCACATACGCTTCTTGGCTGACCACATCTCACCACGCTTTGGGACCAAGGAGCTGCAGCCCTTCCCATCGCCCCGTGGCAGCCTCCTCCCAGCCGTCCTGGTGCTGCCAGAGGGAGGGATGGCACAAACACAGGTTTGA